GCATTCTTTCGCACAATCTCTCAAACCCCCTACTCCAACCGTAGAATTTATGAGAAATCTGGAGACTTCGAGTCCTGCAAATTTAAATTTCCCTTGAAGGAGATTATTTACGATGCGAACAGGGGCCTTGAGATTAAAATAGAAGTTATTGATAATTACCCGTATATCTTCGGGAAGGACTGCCTTGTAACCCCGGGCGACCGGCTTGAGAGCCCAGAAATAGAGCTTATCGTTGAAGTGGTACATCCCCCTGTTCCAGGGCTCGATGGGGTCGGCGATACGGGCGCCTTCGCCCTCAGCCTCTTCTTTCCCCTCCTTCACATTTCCGTACTCATCTTCAGCCGCGGGTTTGCCTCCCACGTCTTTCCCGGTGACATCCCCGTACTCGTCCGCGGCTTCGGGAGCAGCCTTATTGGCCGCAAGAACCCCCGCCGACGACCGGATAGCCCCTTTGTCTGCTTCTTCGGGCGTTGCAATCGGCGGGGAGACGACCCTTTCCTCTGAATATGCCGACTGATATCCCGCAGCGCAGTAAAGGCCCGCCATGATGAAAAAATAGAGGGTGACTATAACCGTCTTCCGGAAACAGGCATGCTTCATGTAATCACTTGCTCGCGCCTTTCTTGCGCAAGGTATCGAGAAGGACCTGGGGAGGGTTGTTTCCGAGTATCTCTCTGAATTGGGTACGATAATTATTGATGAGACTGACGCCTTCTATCACCACATCGTACACTTTCCACTCCTCTCCTTTTTTCATGACCCTATAGAATATATTCACTTCGGAGCCTTTTGACACTACCACGCTTTGGACTTCCACCATATTCTCCGCAAGGGGAACCTCTTTGGTGAAATTGACCTCCTGGTTCGTGTAGGAGGTTATCTTATCGACATATGCATCTTTGAGGATCTTTTTGTAGAGTTGCACGAATTCCTTGCGCTGCTCCGGGGTAAACTTGTTCCAGTTCATTCCCAGTGTCCGTTTGGAGAGCTCCACAAAATCGAACAATTTTTCGGCAGCGAGCTCAATCCTTTGCTCCTTGACTTTTTTCCCCGCTTCCCCTTTAAGCTTGGGGTCTTTGAGCACATCGAGCACTCCGTTCGCATTCGCTTTCACCGTATCGAGAGCTACACCCGCAAAAGCAAGTGAGGACATGGCAAAACATAGGAGAAGCACTGACAGAGCGAGCGTTTTTTTCATAAGGTCTATTCCTCCCTCATCACTTGCCGTTCTTTTTTGCATCTGATCCCGAGTCCTTCTTCACATCTCCGAAGGCCACTTTTCCTATCAAATCTTCGATATCCGCAGGCACCGAGGTCTCCGTGATGGTGGCCCCGCCTTTCAGAACTTCCCCCCCGCCTCCCGGATCGATTCTTATATACTTGTCTCCTATGAGACCCGCGGTTTTTACCGTGGCCGAAGCATCGTCGTAAATCTTTATACCCTTCTTCACGTCCATCCGGACCAGCGCCATCTGCCTTTCGCCATCAAGGCTCAAACTCTGCACGCGCCCCACCTCGATGCCGTAAATATCGACGGCACTTCCGACCCTGAGGCCGGCAACCGTCCCGAACCTGGCGAATAGCGGATAGGTATCTTCCCCCAGCACCGTGACTTTGCCGAGTTTCACTGCCATGTAGCCCACACAAAGGATTCCCACAACCACGAAAATACCGACGGTGGTCTCGACGGAATATTTCTTCATTGCCCATTACCTCCGAAATCGCACTGATGCACTGCGATGATTTCCTGCTTCACCTTAGCTTTCTCCAATATCTGGTCTATCTCGTCACTGCCGGATATTTCCGCGATCCCTGCTCGTATATAGACATCAAAACAGACTGACGGGCTGACCCTCGAGCCGGCGATGCTCCTGATCCGGGCGAGCGCCTCCTTCTGCAACTCCTGAGCGAAACTATACACCAGCTGCCGCGCCTCCCCGGCATCAGTATGAGGGAAAATGGTCAGTATCTGATCCCTGCTGTGGCGGGTCGAAAACCCCCCGAAGGGGCTGAAGTGGCGGTTCGTATATTCGCCCAGGGCCCTGAGCACTTCCACTGCCACCTGAGGGCCGAGGTTTTCATTCAGCAGATCGAATTCCACGCTGAAAAGGGCCGCGGACGCGGTGGGCACCTTCGCCGAAGTCCCCAGCATGGCCGAATAGTGGACCCTGAAAGATTCCCTTGAAAGGAGCCCCGTCAGCTCGTCCTGGAACCCTTCCAGGCTTCGCAGGAATTCGTCAATGAGCGGCAGCTTGCGCTTGATGGCCTCCTCGTAGGTCCCCTCGAAGCCGACACTCCCTTCCCAAAGGATGACGATACGATCCGAGATAAAGAAGACGTCGGGAATATCATGGCTTATCATTACAGCGGTAAAACCGAATTTCCTCCTTGCCTGGGCAATGAGGCTGAGAATCATGTTTTTTCTTATGGGGTCCTGGCCCGTGGTCGGTTCGTCAAAAAGCACTATTTTCGGATCGGTGACGAGGGCCCGCGCAAGGGCAACCCTTTTCTGCATCCCTCCCGAGAGTTCGGAAGGATATTTCAACGTTGCCTCGACGAGCTCCAGATCCTGTATCCTCTTCAATACCAGTCTTTCGACTTCTTTCTTAGGGAGGTTCGTCGTCTGTCTGAGAGGCAGGGCAACGTTATCAAAAACGGTCATGGAATCGAGGAGCGCGTTGTTCTGAAAAAGGTAGGCTATGGCGCTCCGGTATTCTTCCGACTCCTTTTTTGTCATCTGGTTTACCGACTTTCCCTGGAAAAGAATCTCACCCTTGTCCGGTTTGAGCAGGCCGATAATGTGCTTGAGAAATACACTCTTCCCGGTGCCGCTCTTTCCGATGATCGTGGTGATCTGATTTTCATATATCTTGACATTTACATCTTGGAGCACGGTTTTCTCGCCGAACCGCTTGCTCACGTTACGAAATTCTATTAAAGGTATTTCCATGGCCCGGCCTCACATGAGAAAAGACGTGATCACATAATCTGCTACAAGTATCGTGACGCAGGAGATCACCACTGCAGATATTGTGGCGAACCCTACCGCTTTGGCGCCGAAGCTGTCGCCGCGCATATGGCAGAAATATCCCTCGAAACAGCAGATGGTGCTGACGATCACTGCAAAAACAAGGGATTTTATGAACCCGCCCCGTATATCGACTATGTCGACTGAAGACTGAACCCGGTAAAAGTAGGTACCGGCATTCGTTCCCAGCAGGAGAACGCCGGTAATATATCCCCCGATGATCCCTACGAGATCAAAAAAAGCGGTAAGGAGAGGAAAGCTTATAATTGAGGCGGCGAGCTTGGGACTGACGAGATACCTAACGGGATTGATCCGCATGGTGTAGAGAGCATCGACCTGCTCTGAAATACGGAGGATCCCAATCTCCGCGGTCATAGCGGAGCCCGCCCTCGCGGTAATCATTATGGCAGTAAGCACCGGACCCAACTCCCGGATGATAGAAAGGCATATGGCGGACCCCAGGGCGCCCACGGAACCGAACTTTACGAGGGTATAGAATAGCTGCAACCCCATGACCATGCCGGTGAACAAGCCCACGAGCATGACGATAAGGGACGAGCCGGCGCCGATATGATAAACCTGGTTCACAATCTCCATGAGCTGTTTACGACGGAAGATATTGGCAAATGACAGGGCAAAGAATACCGTCATGGCGCCGAGATCGCTTACGAAGCGTATACTCTCTCTGCCCGCGTAACGAAATACAAGGGCAAAAGGGTTTCTCCACTCCGATAACTGTGAATCCTTCACGTATCGTCCTCCACTAATATTCTCGGACAGTTCGGCCGGACCCTTAAAGGGTTATTCGCATATTCTAAGCTACACTTGCCCTCAATAGTCAAGAAAAATTGCCATCCGGCCCATGGAATGCATCTGCACTACGCCTCGTTTTCCTCAGCTCTCACTCACCGATAATCTTTACGAGAACCCTTTTTCTGCGTCTGCCGTCAAATTCACCGTAGAAGATCTGCTCCCATGGGCCGAAATCGAGCCGCCCCTCCGTGATTGCCGCCACCACCTCTCTTCCCATAATGGAGCGCTTCAGGTGGGCGTCGCCGTTATCTTCACCGACATTATGTCTGTATTGGGAAAGGGGTTCGTGGGGGGCGAGCCTTTCGAGCCATTGCTCGAAGTCCCGGTGAAGACCCGGTTCGTCGTCGTTAATGAAAACGGAAGCCGTAATATGCATGGCGTTCACGAGAACCAACCCCTCCCTTACGCCGCTTGACCTGAGACACTCCTCCACCCGATCCGTAATGTTTATAAATCCCCGGCGTGCGGGCACCTCGAACCATAATTCCTGCCTGTAACTTTTCAATCGGTCACTTTCCTCCCAATATGGCGTATTCTACCGGCGTTTTTCAGGGCTATTGTTGCCTTCCCCATGCCGCCTTCTTCATCTCTTCTCTCCATTTCCGCCGGGCATCCGGGCGAACCAAGCCTGAAACCCGCTCACGTGGACGCACTCCTGCCTCACCTCCCATCCGGACCCTCCGAAAATCCTTATCGGCTGCCGAAGGATGTAGATAAGATAATCCCTTCGCGATTCTATTTCCATCATCGCCAGGGCCTTAGACTCATGCTGCCTGCCTTTACAAAGAATCTGGCAGGTACTATATTCAAAAATGGAAAGTCCCCTCCTTGACACGTGGGCCTGTCAGGTATGCGGATTCCATTATGAGGAACACTCAGAGAGAATGGCCTTTCCTCAACTCCCGGATGACTGGAAGTGTCCGATCTGCGGTGCACCCAAAGATGCGTTTCTTAAATTATGATCGCCATCTTCCGCAATCGGTTGAAATTATTGCCGGGGATACTTAACTTTTCCACCATTATGGGCTCAGGCGGCATCTGATAACAAAAGACCGTCGAAAATTAGACTCTGGGATGGAAATATGGAACTCGACAGACGGACCTTCATCACCCTTTCAGCCATGGGGGCGATTGCGGTCACGTACCGGAATGCTCTGGCCGCTCCCCGGCCGGATGGCCAAAAACTCAAAGGAGGACCTACGATGTACGCAGCCAAGGATTATTCAAAGCTTATCGGTATGGAAGGCTTCAGCGAAAACCTTCTCAAGAATCATTTTACCCTGTACCAGGGATATGTGACAAATTCGAACAAGCTTCTCGATACACTCGCCCAGATGGTCAAAGAGGATAAGGCGGCCTCTCCGGAATTCGCGGAATTGAAACGGCGTCTCGGATGGGAGTTCAACGGCATGAGACTCCATGAATACTATTTCGAGAACCTTGGGGGAAAGGGCCGGCAGATCAACAATGAGGGTCCCCTCGCAAAGAGAATTGCCCAGAGTTGCGGAAGTTATGAGGCATGGGAGAAGGATTTCAAGGGAGTGGGAGCCATGAGAGGGATCGGCTGGGCCGTGCTCTATCAGGATACCACTTCGGGCAAATTGATCAATTTCTGGATCAACGAGCATGACGTCGGTCATCCCGCGGGATGCAACCCCCTGCTCATCATGGACGTTTTTGAGCACGCTTTTATGCTCGACTACGGGCTCAAGAGGGCGGACTACATCGCCGCCTTTTTCAAGAACATCGATTGGGCGGCCGTGGAGGCAAGACTGAAGTAAAATTACATCAAATAAAAGCGCCCGGACCGAAAAAGTATAGGTTCGGGCGCAAATAAAAACCAATTCATTTAAAGGAATGGCCTGTGCCGGGCCTTTCTCCCGCTATATTAAGGCAGCGTTTCGTTCACCATGGCCAACACTTTCCGGAGCCCCGGTTCGACATTCCGTCCAAGATGGACCCGCACTATGCGACGGCCATGTTTTTTCATCGCCTCCATGTCGCCTACCGCCTGCGCCCTCTTAAGAATAGCGAAAGAATATTTGGTTCCCGGAATGGCTGCGTCTTCCGCGTCATCTGCAGTAAACTGAAGGAATACGCCCGTATTGGGCCCTCCTTTATGAAATTGACCCGTTGAATGGAGGAATCGAGGTCCGTAACCCATGGTGGTGGCCAATCCCGTATGCAGCCTTATGGCCGCCCGCATTCCCTGAAGGATCTCGGTAGTGGAATCCAATTCGGTGAGATATGCCTGCAAGGCCACGTAATCGGAGGAGCGAAGGGAGGAAAAAAGAGTTTTGAGAAGGCCTTCGCCGCTTCCGCCCTCGCCGTCTCCAAAAAAGCTCAATTCTCCTTCCCGGGCTATCGGCTCCGGCTCCGTAAGATGTCCGGCAACTTCAATCTCGTGAAGGAGATGTTTTGTTACGTCTTTGCTCTCCTGCACGTTCGGCTGATCGAAAGGGTTCACGCCGATTATCCGTCCCGCCGTTGCGGTAGCTATCTCAAAACGGAAGAATTCCTGTGTCACGTCATAAAGATCATTGAGGCGGATC
The window above is part of the Syntrophorhabdaceae bacterium genome. Proteins encoded here:
- the mlaD gene encoding outer membrane lipid asymmetry maintenance protein MlaD gives rise to the protein MKKYSVETTVGIFVVVGILCVGYMAVKLGKVTVLGEDTYPLFARFGTVAGLRVGSAVDIYGIEVGRVQSLSLDGERQMALVRMDVKKGIKIYDDASATVKTAGLIGDKYIRIDPGGGGEVLKGGATITETSVPADIEDLIGKVAFGDVKKDSGSDAKKNGK
- a CDS encoding ABC transporter substrate-binding protein, which encodes MKKTLALSVLLLCFAMSSLAFAGVALDTVKANANGVLDVLKDPKLKGEAGKKVKEQRIELAAEKLFDFVELSKRTLGMNWNKFTPEQRKEFVQLYKKILKDAYVDKITSYTNQEVNFTKEVPLAENMVEVQSVVVSKGSEVNIFYRVMKKGEEWKVYDVVIEGVSLINNYRTQFREILGNNPPQVLLDTLRKKGASK
- a CDS encoding secondary thiamine-phosphate synthase enzyme YjbQ, whose amino-acid sequence is MKSYRQELWFEVPARRGFINITDRVEECLRSSGVREGLVLVNAMHITASVFINDDEPGLHRDFEQWLERLAPHEPLSQYRHNVGEDNGDAHLKRSIMGREVVAAITEGRLDFGPWEQIFYGEFDGRRRKRVLVKIIGE
- a CDS encoding ATP-binding cassette domain-containing protein, producing MEIPLIEFRNVSKRFGEKTVLQDVNVKIYENQITTIIGKSGTGKSVFLKHIIGLLKPDKGEILFQGKSVNQMTKKESEEYRSAIAYLFQNNALLDSMTVFDNVALPLRQTTNLPKKEVERLVLKRIQDLELVEATLKYPSELSGGMQKRVALARALVTDPKIVLFDEPTTGQDPIRKNMILSLIAQARRKFGFTAVMISHDIPDVFFISDRIVILWEGSVGFEGTYEEAIKRKLPLIDEFLRSLEGFQDELTGLLSRESFRVHYSAMLGTSAKVPTASAALFSVEFDLLNENLGPQVAVEVLRALGEYTNRHFSPFGGFSTRHSRDQILTIFPHTDAGEARQLVYSFAQELQKEALARIRSIAGSRVSPSVCFDVYIRAGIAEISGSDEIDQILEKAKVKQEIIAVHQCDFGGNGQ
- a CDS encoding ABC transporter permease; translated protein: MKDSQLSEWRNPFALVFRYAGRESIRFVSDLGAMTVFFALSFANIFRRKQLMEIVNQVYHIGAGSSLIVMLVGLFTGMVMGLQLFYTLVKFGSVGALGSAICLSIIRELGPVLTAIMITARAGSAMTAEIGILRISEQVDALYTMRINPVRYLVSPKLAASIISFPLLTAFFDLVGIIGGYITGVLLLGTNAGTYFYRVQSSVDIVDIRGGFIKSLVFAVIVSTICCFEGYFCHMRGDSFGAKAVGFATISAVVISCVTILVADYVITSFLM
- a CDS encoding VacJ family lipoprotein, which encodes MKHACFRKTVIVTLYFFIMAGLYCAAGYQSAYSEERVVSPPIATPEEADKGAIRSSAGVLAANKAAPEAADEYGDVTGKDVGGKPAAEDEYGNVKEGKEEAEGEGARIADPIEPWNRGMYHFNDKLYFWALKPVARGYKAVLPEDIRVIINNFYFNLKAPVRIVNNLLQGKFKFAGLEVSRFLINSTVGVGGLRDCAKECFGITGREADFGQTLGKYGLGHGFYIVWPFLGPSSARDSAGFVADWYLVPVTYIIWPPSAKDDLVNPLSVIVYTHNTINYTTFHIGEYEMLKNASIDPYVSMRDIYAQYRKKKVED
- a CDS encoding Fe-Mn family superoxide dismutase; protein product: MELDRRTFITLSAMGAIAVTYRNALAAPRPDGQKLKGGPTMYAAKDYSKLIGMEGFSENLLKNHFTLYQGYVTNSNKLLDTLAQMVKEDKAASPEFAELKRRLGWEFNGMRLHEYYFENLGGKGRQINNEGPLAKRIAQSCGSYEAWEKDFKGVGAMRGIGWAVLYQDTTSGKLINFWINEHDVGHPAGCNPLLIMDVFEHAFMLDYGLKRADYIAAFFKNIDWAAVEARLK